Within the Flavobacterium sp. 9R genome, the region GCGACAAGCGACGAGAAAGGATTGTTCTCATTCGAAACCACAGTCAAAGGAAATGCGACCTTAATCATAAGCTCTTTGGTACACGAAACAGCTACCATTGCAGTAGATGTTGCCAATTACAAAGACAAAACGATAACCCTCAAAGAGAATGTCAACACCTTAGACGCGGTGGTGATTACGGCTGGAACTTTAGAGTCGGGAGACAAAGCTCGTGTTTCAGTATTGAAACCTTTGGATATTGTCACCACAGCAGGTTCTGCTGGAAATATAATTGCAGCGCTACAAACTTTGCCGGGTACTCAAAACGTGGGTGAAGACGGTCGCTTATTCGTTCGTGGAGGCGAAGCCAATGAAACACAAACTTTTGTCGATGGTATCCGAGTGGCACAGCCTTATGGCGCTAGCACGAATAATTTGCCTACTCGCGGACGCTTTTCTCCTTTTTTGTTTAGCGGAATTTCTTTTTCTACTGGAGGTTATTCTGCCGAGTATGGCGAGGCTTTGTCAAGTGTGTTATTATTGAATACCCAAGACGAACCCGACCAAAACAAAACCGAAATTGCCTTAATGACCGTAGGTTTGGGTGTTGGAAATACACAAAAATGGAAAAAAAGCTCCTTGAGTGTCAATGCCGCTTACATTAATTTGGCGCCGTATCAAAAAGTGGTGCCTCAAAATATCGAATGGAACAATCCTTTTCAATCCCTTTCTGGCGAAACCGTGTATCGCTACAACTTCAATAACGGAATTCTAAAATTATATGCAGCTTTTGATTCCTCCAAATTCGATTTGAATCAAGAAAGCGTTAATTCGCCTAACAAAGTCAGAGTCGATTTGAACAATAACAACTTTTACTTAAATACTTCTTATAAAGGAGGATTTGGAAACAATTGGCAAGTGACAACGGGATTGAGTTATGGCTATTCAAAAAACAAAGTGGGATTGGATTTGGATAAACTAAACAATGACGAAAACGCCTCACATCTTAAATTCAAACTCCGTAAAAGCATTTCGCAACACGTTAAATTAGCTTTCGGAACGGATTATTTCATTACTCGTTTCAACGAAGATTTCACGCCAAATTCAGGCATAGGAGGGACTAGCGGATACAATTCCTCAATAGCAGCAGCTTTTGCCGAAGGCGATATTTTATTCACCAAAAACTTTGCTGCCAAAGTAGGGGTTCGTGCTTCATACAACGATTTGTTGGACGAAACCGCAGTTGCTCCTCGTGTTTCCTTGGCTTACAAATTGAATAAAACCAGTCAGTTTTCTTTCGCTTATGGCGATTTCACTCAGGCGCCAAGTGTTGATTTTATCAAATATTCCAAAATGCACCAATTCGAAAGCGAAAAAGCCTCACATTACATCTTAAACTTTCAATACAACAACGACCGTCAAACGTTTAGAGCCGAGGCCTATTACAAAGACTACAGCAATTTGGTAAAATTCAATACAACAACGCCAATGTTTAATTCAGTGTACAATAACAATGGTTCTGGTTACGCCAAAGGACTCGATTTGTTTTGGAGAGATGGCAGCTCGATTAAGAATTTAGAATATTGGATTTCCTATTCTTACATCGATACCGAGCGCGATTATCGCAATTTCCCTAAACAAGTTACGCCAAGTTTCGTAGCGGACCATACAGCGTCTTTGGTGACCAAATATTTCATCACCGACTGGAAATCACAAATCGGTTTTACCCATTCTTTCGCCACAGGTCGTCCGTACAACAATCCAAACGAGACCCAATTTATGAACGGAAAAACCAAAGCTTTCAATAATTTGAGTTTCAATTGGGCGTATTTAGTGTCGCAACAAAAAATCCTGTATTTCTCTGTGTCCAATATTTTACAAACTCAAAATGTCTTTGGTTACGAGTACGCCAATACTCCAGATGCATCGGGCGTTTACAACCGAAGAGCCATCACACCAACGGCAGATAGTTTCTTTTTCGTAGGTTTCTTTTGGACCATCAGCGACAACAAAAACGACAACCAATTAAAGAATTTATAGACTAATTAGGAGCAGTAAGCATAGGGCATTTCCAGCAGGCATCGTCCCGTGATCCGCTATATCTTTGCTGCCGAACCCCGTCAGCAAAGGATGCCGCTCCTCCCGGGGCTAGTTAGGAAGAATCGTTTTCAAAATACTTGTAGAAATAGCATAACCCTTTCAGCGTTCTAAACGCTGAAAGGGTTATATTTTAAAAGATAGTCATCAAAAGAATCGTTTATCCTGCAAGGTTTATTTTAAAACCTTGTAGGTTTGATGGAGATGATGATACGTCTAAAAAAAAGGTAAGAGATGTTTTAATTCTACACAGCTCAAAAACTGAAATCATTTGGATTTTGTCTGGTATCGTATAACCTTAGAATTTCAATACGAGTAGAGGTTACTCTATAAAACAAAGAATTGTGTTTGGTAATAACACATTTTCTAATTTGTAACGATGCATTAAAGTATGGAAATTGAGCAGGATTGATTTGTATTTGATGGATAGAATGGTCTAATTTTTCAATAAAATTCAAACATACTTTTTTGTTCCATTTAGCTTCTAAATAATCTAATAAATTACTTAAGTCTTTTGAAGCAAATGAAGACCACCTAACAGATTTAAGCATATTTATTTTTAAGCGTATTTAATAAAGTTTCGTGTTCCATTCCTTCTGAATGGTCCATTTCTTCAATAGCTTCAATCAAACCTTTTTGTTGGTTTTGAGATAAAGAATCCCAATCAGAAATGTCTTTTTTTGATTCGGTTGCGGATATCAATAGGGCGTAAAACTTCTTCAAGTTAGATTCGTCTAAACGGTCCAACGTTTTCAAAATTTTTAATTTCAATTCGCTTGTTGACATTTTTTTTTAAATTTTATCAAAAATACAAAAATAGTAGCAACAATTTGTTTTCCATTGAATTTAATAATAGTAACTCATTCTTAATCAGAAAGAAAAATAGTTGTTGTTTTTTACAATTCATCCACCAAAAACAACAGTTCAGTTACAATCAATTTTAGTTTCGATTGGTCCAAACTACTTTTACATCAGCATAATACAATAAACAACCTTTAAAAAAATAAACTATGAAAACATCAGTTCTTATCCTGTTCTTAGCCATAAGTGCAATAGCAACCGCTCAAGTCGCTATCAAAGTAGACATCGTTGGTCTAAAAAACAACAAAGGTCAAGTCCTAATCGGATTGTACAATTCCGAGAATCATTTTCTAAAAAAAGTCTACAAAGGCAATGTCGCTTTAATCAAAAACGCAAAAGCAACGGTCACTTTTGAAAACCTTCCAGCTGGCGAGTATGCGATTAGTGTTTTTCACGATGAAAACAGCAACGGAAAATTAGACACCAACTTTATGGGAATTCCAAAAGAAGCTTATGCGGCTTCAAACGGTGCCAAAGGGTTTATGGGACCTCCAAAATACAAAGACGCTAAGTTCCAAGCCACCCAAAACAAGCACATCGTATTGAAAGTATAATCAGTTTACAATTCATCCTCAAAAAACGACAGTTCAGTCACAATCAATTTTACAGCAGTTACATCAGTAGTACTTTTACATCATCAAAATAACAACAACCATTTAAAAGAAATTAACAACTAAAAAATAGAAATTATGATTAAAGTTTTAACCGCCACCGCTTTATTTATTTGCAGTTTATTAGCTGCCCAAGGACAATACGAACAAGGAATGGGAAAAGCGTTCCAATTGTGGGGAGAAGGCAAAAACACCGAAGCTGCCGCTTTATTCGAAAGAATTGCAGCAGTCGAAAAAAACAATTGGTTGCCTAACTATTATGTGGCTTTAGTAAATACTACAACCGCTTTTAGAACCAAAGGAAAAGACGAAGTAACAGCTTTGCTAACCAAGGCACAAAACGCTTTGGATGTAGAACTAATCAAAAACGAAAATAATCCAGAGTTATTAGTAATGCAAGCTATGATTCACACCGCTTGGATTGCTTATGACCCAATGACCAACGGACAAAAGTTGTCTGGAAAAGTAATGGGACTCTACGGTAAAGCACAGGCTATTGCTCCAGAAAATCCAAGAGTGGTATTCTGTAAAGCCGAGTTTGAAATTGGTGGAGCCAAGTTTTGGGGAACAGATACAACACCTATGTGTACACAAATTGATAAAGCTATCGGACTTTTTGCTACTTTTAAACCAGAAACAGCTTTCTCACCAAAATGGGGGTTAGACCGTGCTCAAGAAGCTCAAAAAAATTGTAAAAAATAGTATAAATTTTAAATCCTTTTGGAGTCAAAAACGCTGAAAGGGTTGAAAAACCAAAAACAAAAAGTCAAAGAATATGGAAAAACAGAAATACAGTACACTAGAAGGAATCAAAAAAGGCTTTATAGATTGTTTGAAGATTACACTAGTATTTACGCTTGTTTTTTCGTTGTTGCAAGGGGATTTTAATCCTCAAAGTCTACTGATTACTTTTCTAGTTAGTGCTCTTTATTCTTATGGAATTGGTTTTGGAAACGGTATTATTAATGATATTTTGGATCGCAGATGGGATTGGTTAGAACAGACTAATTTAAGAGTGTATTTTGGAATAATTTGCACTATTCTTTACACTATTCCTGTGGTCTTGGGAATCGATTATTTGACATTCGTAGTGTTTCAAAAACTAGAAGTTTCGGAGTTTTTTAACAACAGAATGGTTTGGGTACACATGTTTTACATCATTCTTTCTTTGGGAGTTTCTACATTTATGCACGCACGTAGTTTTATGCTCAATTGGAAACAAGCTTCTAAAAAAGAAGTATTCGAACAAAAGATTATTGCAGGAACAGCTTCGGCTAAATTTGAAACCTTAAAAAATCAAATCGACCCACATTTTCTTTTCAATAGTTTGAATGTGTTAAGCTCGCTGATTGAGGAAAATCCAGATAATGCCCAACGTTTCACTACTTCTTTGTCTAAAATTTACCGCTATGTGTTGGAACAAAAAGATAAAGAATTGGTATCGGTAGCAGAGGAATTGAGTTTTGCAACTACGTATATGAAATTGCTGAAAATGCGCTTTGAGAACAGTTTGTTTTATGAAGTGACTGCCGAAGTTCAAAATCCAGAGGCCAAAGTAGTACCGCTTTCACTGCAATTGTTATTAGAAAATACCGTAAAACACAATGTGGTAAGCGAGCAAAGACCTCTACACATCCGAATTTATATTGAAAATGATTATTTAGTGATTCAGAATGATTATCAAAAGAAAGAAGTATTACAAGACCGACAAGGCGTTGGATTACAAAACATCATCAATCGATACGCCATCATTACCAAACGAAAAGTACTGATTGAACAAAACGAACAAACTTTTACCGTTAAAATACCCATTTTAACCCAACAAATAACTGTTATGGAAACGACATTAAATTACAGAGAAAACAATGCGTACTACCGCGCAAAAAAGAGAGTAGAAGAATTAAAAGGATTTTATGGCAACCTGATTTCGTATTGTGTAGTTATCCCTATTTTAATTTATGTGAATCTTACTTTTGTCCCACAATTTCATTGGTTTTGGTTCTCCTTAGGAGGCTGGGGATTTGGTTTGATTATGCACGGTTTTAAAGTTTTTGGTTACAGCTCTAGCTGGGAAGAACGAAAAATTCAAGAGATTTTAAGAAAAGAAGACGAACAACAAAAATGGAAATAACGATGGAACGAATAGATACCAGTCAAGAACAAGAAGGTTTGGTGAAAATGGCCAAAGCAAGAGTAAAAAAGCTGAAAGATTTTTATTTTCATATGGTGTTTTTTATGCTAGGCGTAGTAATCTATGTTTTGAAAACGTATTATGGCGCACCTTTGAACTTTTTTCCCATACGTTACATCAACGGTTTTGTAATGGCGATTTGGACTACCTTTTTTGCTATTCAAGCGGTTCAATTGTTTTTTACAGAAGTAATTTTGGGTAAATCTTGGGAAGAAAAGCAAATTAAAAGAATAATCGGAAAGAACAACGAAAAACAAATCTGGAAATAATTATGGAAACGAATTTTCAAGAAGAAGATAGATACTATCAAGCCAAGAAAAGAGTGGAGGATTTAAAAGGATTTTATGGAAATTTGACCTCTTACATTGTAGTGAATATATTTTTAGCAGTAATCAATTTACTAACCTCTCCAGGATATTTATGGTTCTTTTGGCCTTTACTAGGTTGGGGTGTAGGCGTGTTGTTTCACGCAATGAAAGTGTTCAATTGGATGCCTTTTTTCGGCAAAGAATGGGAAGAGCAAAAAATTAAAGAGTTTATGGAAAAAGAGAAACAATCCAGAAACGATTGGAAATAAAAAAATAAGTTTAAATAGAAAATAAAATGGAAAATAAGCAAAATCAATACGATTCATTTTTAGACAGAACTCAAGAAGAGCGTTACGATATCGCATTTAAAAGAGTGCAAAAAATAAAAGGATTTTATGTGCATCTAATAGTGTATGTTTTAGTTAATATCGGATTAATCGC harbors:
- a CDS encoding TonB-dependent receptor, with amino-acid sequence MKTSIKKIAHKFFLATLLVLMSSVTFAQNTISGKVIDPKGKPVVSANIYIEGTYDGATSDEKGLFSFETTVKGNATLIISSLVHETATIAVDVANYKDKTITLKENVNTLDAVVITAGTLESGDKARVSVLKPLDIVTTAGSAGNIIAALQTLPGTQNVGEDGRLFVRGGEANETQTFVDGIRVAQPYGASTNNLPTRGRFSPFLFSGISFSTGGYSAEYGEALSSVLLLNTQDEPDQNKTEIALMTVGLGVGNTQKWKKSSLSVNAAYINLAPYQKVVPQNIEWNNPFQSLSGETVYRYNFNNGILKLYAAFDSSKFDLNQESVNSPNKVRVDLNNNNFYLNTSYKGGFGNNWQVTTGLSYGYSKNKVGLDLDKLNNDENASHLKFKLRKSISQHVKLAFGTDYFITRFNEDFTPNSGIGGTSGYNSSIAAAFAEGDILFTKNFAAKVGVRASYNDLLDETAVAPRVSLAYKLNKTSQFSFAYGDFTQAPSVDFIKYSKMHQFESEKASHYILNFQYNNDRQTFRAEAYYKDYSNLVKFNTTTPMFNSVYNNNGSGYAKGLDLFWRDGSSIKNLEYWISYSYIDTERDYRNFPKQVTPSFVADHTASLVTKYFITDWKSQIGFTHSFATGRPYNNPNETQFMNGKTKAFNNLSFNWAYLVSQQKILYFSVSNILQTQNVFGYEYANTPDASGVYNRRAITPTADSFFFVGFFWTISDNKNDNQLKNL
- a CDS encoding 2TM domain-containing protein, with translation MERIDTSQEQEGLVKMAKARVKKLKDFYFHMVFFMLGVVIYVLKTYYGAPLNFFPIRYINGFVMAIWTTFFAIQAVQLFFTEVILGKSWEEKQIKRIIGKNNEKQIWK
- a CDS encoding 2TM domain-containing protein; the protein is METNFQEEDRYYQAKKRVEDLKGFYGNLTSYIVVNIFLAVINLLTSPGYLWFFWPLLGWGVGVLFHAMKVFNWMPFFGKEWEEQKIKEFMEKEKQSRNDWK
- a CDS encoding histidine kinase — translated: MEKQKYSTLEGIKKGFIDCLKITLVFTLVFSLLQGDFNPQSLLITFLVSALYSYGIGFGNGIINDILDRRWDWLEQTNLRVYFGIICTILYTIPVVLGIDYLTFVVFQKLEVSEFFNNRMVWVHMFYIILSLGVSTFMHARSFMLNWKQASKKEVFEQKIIAGTASAKFETLKNQIDPHFLFNSLNVLSSLIEENPDNAQRFTTSLSKIYRYVLEQKDKELVSVAEELSFATTYMKLLKMRFENSLFYEVTAEVQNPEAKVVPLSLQLLLENTVKHNVVSEQRPLHIRIYIENDYLVIQNDYQKKEVLQDRQGVGLQNIINRYAIITKRKVLIEQNEQTFTVKIPILTQQITVMETTLNYRENNAYYRAKKRVEELKGFYGNLISYCVVIPILIYVNLTFVPQFHWFWFSLGGWGFGLIMHGFKVFGYSSSWEERKIQEILRKEDEQQKWK
- a CDS encoding type II toxin-antitoxin system RelE/ParE family toxin; this translates as MLKSVRWSSFASKDLSNLLDYLEAKWNKKVCLNFIEKLDHSIHQIQINPAQFPYFNASLQIRKCVITKHNSLFYRVTSTRIEILRLYDTRQNPNDFSF
- a CDS encoding DUF2141 domain-containing protein, which translates into the protein MKTSVLILFLAISAIATAQVAIKVDIVGLKNNKGQVLIGLYNSENHFLKKVYKGNVALIKNAKATVTFENLPAGEYAISVFHDENSNGKLDTNFMGIPKEAYAASNGAKGFMGPPKYKDAKFQATQNKHIVLKV